In one window of Brassica rapa cultivar Chiifu-401-42 chromosome A07, CAAS_Brap_v3.01, whole genome shotgun sequence DNA:
- the LOC103848776 gene encoding uncharacterized protein LOC103848776, with amino-acid sequence MIQVQVALTTMVLQEGIEDSYEWIVEGVASGKYKTSQVYWELKGEEAKVPWAKVVWTKRGIPKHSFLVWLVVLNRCPTRDRLLAWGLSVDSNCLLCNLEPESRDHLFFRCPFSMRVWSEVGRRCSFTSSPSWQDTINRLMALTGDRHANRLILLCWQAVIYFLWRERNQRLHSQRFQSSDMIISSLDRLIRDKILSYRSSSPSLSSSLMQRWFNTLSIPP; translated from the coding sequence ATGATTCAGGTTCAAGTAGCTCTAACAACTATGGTTCTGCAAGAGGGAATTGAGGACAGTTATGAATGGATAGTAGAAGGAGTAGCATCGGGAAAATACAAAACTTCACAAGTATATTGGGAACTGAAGGGAGAAGAAGCTAAAGTTCCGTGGGCGAAGGTGGTGTGGACAAAACGAGGAATCCCAAAACACAGCTTTCTTGTCTGGTTAGTTGTGTTGAATAGATGCCCAACGCGTGATCGTCTCCTTGCTTGGGGACTATCGGTGGATAGTAATTGCTTGTTGTGTAATTTGGAACCGGAATCTAGGGATCACCTGTTCTTTAGATGCCCTTTCTCTATGAGAGTTTGGTCGGAAGTCGGACGCAGATGTTCATTCACTTCCTCCCCCTCTTGGCAAGATACAATAAACCGTCTGATGGCACTAACTGGGGACAGACATGCAAATCGCCTCATCCTCTTATGTTGGCAAGCGGTGATCTACTTTTTGTGGCGTGAGCGGAATCAGCGGCTCCATAGTCAGCGGTTCCAATCATCAGACATGATTATCTCCTCCTTGGATCGTCTGATCAGGGACAAGATACTGAGCTATAGATCTTCATCGCCGTCCCTATCCTCCTCTCTCATGCAAAGGTGGTTTAACACACTGTCGATACCTCCATGA
- the LOC103848775 gene encoding protein phosphatase 2C and cyclic nucleotide-binding/kinase domain-containing protein: MGCVYSKTCIGQICATKEDSIRQPHHQPPPKATSAAAAAAEEHPVFNPSSDAADDDEIHELSLSRDQEWGITRLSRVSAQFLPPDGSRIVKVPSCSYELRYSFLSQRGYYPDALDKANQDSFAIHTPFGSNSDDHFFGVFDGHGEFGAQCSQFVKRRLCENLLRHGRFRVDAAEACNAAFLTTNSQLHADLVDDSMSGTTAITVMVRGRTIYVANAGDSRAVLAEKRDGDLVAVDLSIDQTPFRDDELERVKLCGARVLTLDQIEGLKNPEVQCWGTEEDDDGDPPRLWVPNGMYPGTAFTRSIGDSIAETIGVVANPEIAVVELTPDNPFFVVASDGVFEFISSQTVVDMVAKHKDPRDACAAIVAESYRLWLQYETRTDDITIIVVHINGLKDDAPRQLTSTGTLLQPPIPQVVELTGSESPSTFGWNSKNQRVRHDLSRARIRAIESSLENGHAWVPPSPAHRKTWEEEAHIERVLRDHFLFRKLTDSQCQVLLDCMQRLELNPGDVVVKQGGEGDCFYVVGSGEFEVLATQDEKNGEVPRILQRYTADKQSSFGELALMHNKPLQASVRSVDHGTLWALKREDFRGILMSEFTNLPSLKLLRSVDLLSRLTILQLSHVAESLSVASFSDGQTIVTKDEKLQGLHVIQKGLVRITFGAELLESQNVSSLASEITKEYDTETEVSIEKEEGSYFGEWALLGELKDSLSAVAVGEVVCVVLTKEKFESAVGPLTNLADDTHKSRQSSFDISKESAKVTDTTTLAKATLADLEWTTCLSSTDCSEVGLVHLKDKENLLSLKRFSKNKVKKLGKEAQVLKERNLMKNTIKPSAFVPEVLCTCSDQTYAAILLNTTLACPLSSLLHSPIDESSARFITASCVSALEDIHKNGILFRGSSPDLLMLDQSGYLQIVDFRFAKKLSEERTFTICGNADYLAPEIVQGKGHGFAADWWALGVLIYYMLEGEMPFGSWRENELDTFQKIAKGQLTFPRALSSEAQDLITKLLEVDENLRFGSQGGPESIKKHPWFNGLNWRAISNRGVQVPQEIVSRIHHHLENDNALPLETLQSVDTTDDQDAQNWLAEW; this comes from the exons ATGGGTTGCGTCTACTCCAAAACTTGCATTGGTCAGATTTGCGCCACCAAAGAAGACAGCATCCGTCAGCCTCATCATCAGCCTCCGCCTAAAGCTACttcggcggcggcggcggcggcggaggagcATCCGGTCTTCAATCCCTCTTCAGATGCGGCGGATGACGACGAGATTCACGAGCTTAGCCTAAGCAGAGACCAGGAATGGGGAATCACGCGCCTCTCTAGGGTTTCCGCTCAGTTTCTACCACCGGACGGGTCTCGAATCGTTAAGGTTCCGTCTTGCAGCTACGAATTGAGATACTCGTTTCTCTCTCAGCGAGGATACTACCCCGACGCTCTCGACAAGGCGAATCAGGATAGTTTCGCTATCCACACCCCCTTTGGGAGCAACTCGGACGATCACTTCTTCGGCGTGTTCGATGGTCACGGCGAGTTTGGCGCTCAGTGCTCGCAGTTCGTGAAGAGGAGGCTCTGTGAGAATCTTCTTAGGCACGGGAGGTTTCGTGTAGACGCTGCTGAGGCTTGTAACGCGGCCTTCTTGACCACGAACTCTCAGTTACATGCTGATTTGGTGGATGATAGTATGAGTGGGACGACGGCTATTACGGTTATGGTTAGAGGGAGGACGATCTACGTGGCGAATGCTGGTGACTCGAGGGCGGTTTTGGCTGAGAAGAGGGACGGGGATCTTGTGGCTGTTGATTTGTCTATTGACCAGACTCCTTTTAGAGATGATGAGCTTGAAAGGGTGAAGCTTTGTGGCGCTAGAGTTCTTACGCTTGATCAGATTGAAGGCTTGAAGAATCCTGAGGTTCAGTGTTGGGGTACTGAGGAGGACGATGATGGAGATCCTCCCAGGCTTTGGGTTCCCAATGGGATGTATCCGGGAACTGCGTTTACGAGGAGTATTGGGGATTCTATTGCGGAGACGATTGGGGTTGTTGCTAACCCTGAGATTGCTGTTGTTGAGCTCACGCCGGATAATCCTTTCTTTGTGGTGGCTAGTGATGGTGTCTTTGAGTTCATTTCTAGCCAAACTGTTGTTGACATG GTTGCAAAACATAAGGATCCTCGAGATGCTTGTGCTGCGATTGTTGCTGAATCATATAGGCTATGGTTACAGTATGAAACTCGTACAGATGatatcaccatcattgtcgtcCACATCAATGGGCTAAAAGAT GATGCCCCTCGGCAGTTGACGAGTACAGGGACTCTGTTACAGCCTCCTATTCCACAAGTTGTGGAACTGACTGGTTCGGAGTCTCCTTCCACCTTTGGATGGAACTCTAAAAACCAACGTGTGAGGCATGATCTATCTCGGGCTAGAATACGCGCCATTGAGAGTTCACTAGAGAATGGACATGCTTGGGTTCCTCCATCTCCAGCCCATAGGAAAACCTGGGAAGAAGAA GCACACATTGAGCGGGTGTTGCGTGACCATTTCCTCTTCAGGAAACTCACTGATTCTCAGTGCCAGGTTTTGCTGGATTGCATGCAAAGGCTTGAACTTAATCCAGGGGATGTTGTTGTGAAACAG GGTGGTGAAGGAGACTGCTTCTACGTTGTGGGTAGTGGAGAATTTGAGGTTTTGGCAACTCAG GATGAAAAGAATGGTGAGGTGCCTAGGATCTTGCAGCGGTATACAGCTGATAAACAATCATCATTCGGTGAACTCGCCTTGAT GCACAACAAGCCGCTTCAGGCTTCTGTGCGTTCAGTGGATCATGGAACACTATGGGCCTTAAAAAGAGAAGACTTTCGAGGAATTCTGATGTCTGAGTTTACAAACTTACCATCCTTGAAGCTTCTACGTTCTGTTGATCTTCTCTCCCGTCTTACGATTTTGCAACTAAGCCATGTTGCAGAGTCTCTGTCCGTAGCTTCCTTTTCAGATGGACAAACTATAGTTACAAAG GATGAAAAACTTCAGGGACTGCATGTTATCCAGAAGGGACTCGTGAGAATTACTTTTGGTGCAGAGTTATTGGAGAGTCAAAATGTTTCAAGCCTTGCATCTGAGATCACCAAAGAATATGATACCGAAACAGAAGTTTCCATAGAAAAGGAAGAAGGAAGTTACTTTGGTGAATGGGCTCTTCTTGGCGAACTCAAAGATTCCTTAAGTGCAGTTGCAGTTGGGGAAGTTGTCTGTGTGgttttaacaaaagaaaaatttgaGTCAGCGGTCGGCCCTTTGACCAATCTTGCAGATGACACTCACAA GTCGAGACAATCTTCGTTCGATATATCAAAAGAATCAGCAAAAGTTACTGATACCACAACTCTTGCTAAAGCCACTCTTGCAGACTTG GAATGGACAACATGCTTGAGTTCAACAGACTGCAGCGAGGTTGGGCTGGTGCATttaaaagacaaagaaaattTGCTCAGCTTGAAAAGGTTTTCAAAGAACAAggtgaagaagctaggcaaagAGGCACAAGTCTTGAAAGAGCGGAATCTGATGAAGAACACAATAAAGCCCTCAGCTTTTGTTCCTGAGGTCTTGTGCACTTGTTCTGATCAAACATACGCAGCCATCTTACTGAACACCACTCTTGCTTGTCCTCTATCTTCATTGCTTCATTCTCCTATTGACGAGTCATCTGCCCGTTTCATTACCGCCTCATGTGTGTCTGCCTTGGAAGATATACACAAG AACGGCATTCTCTTTAGAGGTTCATCTCCTGATTTGCTGATGTTGGATCAATCTGGATACCTTCAg ATTGTAGACTTCAGATTCGCCAAGAAACTGTCTGAGGAAAGAACATTTACAATATGTGGAAATGCAGATTATCTAGCACCTGAAATTGTTCAAGGCAAAGGCCATGGTTTTGCAGCTGACTG GTGGGCACTTGGAGTTTTGATCTACTATATGCTAGAAGGGGAAATGCCATTTGGGTCATGGAGAGAAAACGAGCTAGACACGTTTCAGAAAATTGCCAAAGGCCAACTAACTTTCCCTCGAGCTCTAAGTTCAGAAGCTCAAGATCTCATCACAAAG TTGCTTGAAGTTGATGAAAACCTGCGGTTCGGTAGCCAAGGAGGTCCTGAATCAATCAAGAAACACCCCTGGTTCAATGGACTCAACTGGAGAGCGATTAGTAACCGCGGAGTTCAAGTTCCTCAAGAGATAGTCTCGCGTATTCATCACCATCTAGAGAATGATAACGCTCTTCCTCTAGAAACTTTACAATCAGTGGACACAACAGATGATCAAGATGCTCAAAACTGGCTTGCAGAATGGTAA